The following is a genomic window from Micromonospora cathayae.
AGCGACGTGGCGGTGAAACCGACCGGCCCGGACCCCGCGTCCGCGGTGATCACCACCACCCCGGCCGCGTGGCCCCGGAACAGCGACCGGAAGGTGGCCGGGCTGGTGATCGTCTCCTGCGGTCCGTCGTCCGGCGTACCGTCCGGACCGACGGGCGGGTGGGCGGCCAGCCGGAGCATGCCCCGCTCGTCGGCCAGGGACACCAGCCGGTCGACGACCTCCGCCGGGGTCATGCTGGTGGTGTCCACCTCGACCGCGTCCGGTGCCTTCGCCAGCGGACTGACGGCGCGGTTGCGGTCCCGGGTGTCCCGGCGCAGCAGTGCCTGGCGGACGGCCATGATCCCGTTCCAGGTGGTCACCCCCTCCTGCCGCGACCGGCGCAGGGCACGCTCGTCGTCGGACGCGGTCAGGAAGACCTTCAGCCCGGCTTCGGGGGCGACGACGGTGCCGATGTCCCGGCCCTCCACCACGATCCCCCCGCGACTGGCGACCAGGCGGGCGATGACGTTCCGCTGGATCTGGTGCACCGCCTCCCGGACGATCGGGTGACTCGCCACCGACGGAACGGCTTCCGACACCTGCCGGGAGCGCAGTTGGGCCTCGACCCGCTCGCCGTCCACCGTCACCTGCTGGCCGAGCGACGGGTCGACGCTGATGTCGATGTCGAGCCGACCGGCCAGGTCGGCGACCTGGCCCCCCTCCGGGCTGAGGCCGTCCCGCAGCACCGCCCAGGCCACCGCCCGGTAGATGGCTCCGGTGTCCAGGTAGGCCGCCCCCGACAGCAGCGCCAACCCGCGCGCGGTGGTGGACTTGCCGGCCGCCGCCGGTCCGTCGATCGCCACCACGCCGCGCAACGCGCCCCGCGATTCGCCCTCGGAGTGGGCCGCCGACA
Proteins encoded in this region:
- the cmk gene encoding (d)CMP kinase; protein product: MTSSQIVSAAHSEGESRGALRGVVAIDGPAAAGKSTTARGLALLSGAAYLDTGAIYRAVAWAVLRDGLSPEGGQVADLAGRLDIDISVDPSLGQQVTVDGERVEAQLRSRQVSEAVPSVASHPIVREAVHQIQRNVIARLVASRGGIVVEGRDIGTVVAPEAGLKVFLTASDDERALRRSRQEGVTTWNGIMAVRQALLRRDTRDRNRAVSPLAKAPDAVEVDTTSMTPAEVVDRLVSLADERGMLRLAAHPPVGPDGTPDDGPQETITSPATFRSLFRGHAAGVVVITADAGSGPVGFTATSLSSVSLHPPLVAFALSTSASSWETVSAATSVVVNFLSADQHEIARRFATSHVDRFAAPTSWSRLPSGEPVLDGVPAYLRAVPESRFEAGDHHLVVARAVEARIRRLHLPLIYHAGSYTTATTVL